The region ttccataattatatatatatatatactgtataatgtatatgattacaaaatttaattcttattaaaatatgaatCTATTGTAGCTTGTTTCTTCTTTCCACCAAAGCCAAAATTAATCTCGTCCTTGACTTTATGTAAAGCAAAAATAACTCCTGGTATGTTTTGCTCGTGTTGTAACAAGTAATTGTTCAAAGTGGTGAGTGCTTGAAATGCTTCCTTTGATGACACGCTTGGGATGACATTGCTATCGTCGGGTTCAGGATCAGTCCCTTCATCAGTGCTCATTACCGACTCAATGATTTCTTCATCCGTAGGTGATTCCATAACCGCATCATTCTCGTTTGGATAGTTTAAGAGATGCTCGACATCCATCACATTCCTATATCGTAAATTAGAGATAACTTCATTTAATCCTTCGACACCTTCATTTATTTCTCCAAGTTCttgttcatcattttcttctgAACGAATCTTGCAATGCCGAAAACAATTTGCAATTGTGGTTGTTTTCACATCAATATTCCAAGCCATGTTAGCAAAACTAATAGCATTCAAGATATTAACTTTTTCAGGATTTGTTGCATTAACTTCAAGACTTTGCAACATGCTAGAATATAGACGACGCCGATAGTGAACTTTAAATGCTCGAATAATTCCAGCATCGCATGGTTGAATCTTAGATGTTGTGTTAGGAGGTAGAAAGAACAACTCTGTATTTCTCAAGCCTTCAACTATTTTTGGATGAGCAGGACAATTGTCAACAATCAAAAGTACCTTCCTGCCATTCATTTTACTATCAAACCAAGTAACAAATTCTTGAAAAAGCAAGCCAGTCATCCAAGCCTTCTTGTTAAAACGATACACACAATTAAGATTGTTTATATTCACATTTTTAAAGCACCTAGGATTGGCGTACTTACCAATGATCCAAAGTGGAACTTTGTCAGACCCATCACCGTTGCAACACACAACTACAGTGATTCTCTCTTTATCTTTTTTGCGGCCCTCTAGCTGTTTGGTAGCTAGTGAATGGTCAGCTTCAAGTCGATAGAATAATCTCGTTTCATCCATGTTATAAATATCTTTCAACTGAAATTGATCCAATTTTGATCGGATGCCTGGCAATGCATTTTCAATGTTCTCCATCATCACTGAACCACTTTCACCAAAACGCCGATAAGATTTGATTCCATATCTTGCCTTGAAACGTTCTAACCATCCACTGGAAAAGCTAAAATCGGAATTACTTTCCCCATACATTTTCTTCATTAGCTCCTTTCCTTTTTCTTGAATGATTTCTCCAGACATATTAACTTTATCTTGCCTTTGAAGAAACCACTCAAACAAAACTTTCTCTAACTCTGGATATTTTGCTGATTTGTGTTTTTTGACATCACTTTGTTTCCTCTCGTCGGACAAGTATTCCGAGGCTCTCTTGAGTGTGTTTGATATAGTTGATTGACTGATATCTAAGTCATATTTTTGATGTACCCATGCTTGTAAATCTTTCTGGCTTACACCTGGATTCTCCTTTTTATATTCACAAATAGCACTCCTTATCTTATCTGTGATTGCTGATTTTTTCACTCCTTTTAGATGATGCGAAGACATTGGTGTATACTGTAAAACAAAGTTGATATTGTATGTGTCTGTAGTGTACCATTCTATCATTTTATATAGTTAATCACAAAGTCTTATCATTAATATTATGGTGTCTcttcatgtatttttatttaaGAATTACAATAAATATTAGATGGTTGAGTTTCAATACAACGTACACAACACATGTTACCTTTATGTACTGATCTGGTGCAATTTTAATATGCATGCATCTAGTTTTTGGATATAAGTAATCATAATAAAAGTAATTTTAGATCAAATACATTGCATGTGATTAATTCTAGTTTTTATACGTACATTATATATTATACTGTACCACGTAAACATAAAAATTCGgtaaagtaataaaatattactttatcgataaagtaataaaatattattatatcgataaagtaataaattcggtaaagtaatattttttcccGGTCCCAAGGGtattactttaaagaggtttaactgtATATACGAGTGTAAGAAATCGAATCTAATTCAGCTTCCCATCAATATATATATTACAATACGATTAGGATTcaagagtaaagttctatggagtccacctttaattggagtcctcggagtccatatatgttctgcaagtaaaatatagcttaaaatattgcaaaacatattatttttcgacaaacatcactattctatcaaaaatcttgtagattgcatacattttacaagcagaacattgcaaaaatatatattctacaaaacatgtttagtttgcagaacataaatgttcatgttgcagaacatattgcagaacatacatattgtaccggaaatatatgagatttgcatgattttgttgaagttatgctatttgtgtaacatgttttgcaaaataacacgttttacaatatattttatttgcagaacgtagaaggactccgaggactccgataaaaaggtaGACTCCATAGAACTCACCCCTAGGATTCAAATATATGTATTGTGATTTCATTTTCAAAtaaattataatacaaataaatttttaaactCTTATTTTTCAGAATAGTGAACCAAAATGTCATTTTTGAGTGTTAAATGACCCAAAATATTACTTTCGAGAATAATGGCCCGAAATGTCACTTCATAACGACACTTCGTCTACCGTTTTGTATTTTTTTTCACAAATATAAAACggtttttcaaaaatataaaacgGTACATAGTGTACCGTTTTGATACtttattttttaaaacaaaaaaattTATTAATGTGCAAAACGTTAGTTGAACTAGCGTTTTGACTCAAAACAGTACATCATATAGCATTTTGTACCAAAACGTTACTTTATCTACCGTTTTGcgcataaaaaaattaaaataccaAAACGCTACACGAAATACCGTTTTCGGTCTTTTGCATAAACGTTACACGATGTACCGTTTTGAAGTGATATTTAGGGTCATTTTCAACCCCAAAGTGACATTTAGGGCCACCACCCTATTTTTCATCATTTCTAACCAACAAATTTAGATTTTAGATTGATTAAATATCATATTCTAATTAATAAAATCTTTAATTAATTATCTTAAATTTAACATTCAAAAAAAGTTTAATTAACAATAAAAATTTACCAATTGTGTGTACTTAtaattattcaatataaattttTGATTAAAGAAAGTCCAATTTTAACATATACAAAAATATTATTACCAATGCAATTGACAAAAGTTGTTAcagtaaaattttaaaatttcaatcAGTATTCAATAGATAAAGCTTAGTTTCAGAATTTTGAATTTATGAACATAGGGAGCTCCCTGGTAAACTGAGAAAAATATAGTTGAAATCAGTTATACATTCTTGAATATTATTGTTATGTTTCGATGTTATGGGtaaaaacatatatttatttCATGTCTAAAACATCGTTCCGGGTATGGTCTCGTGACTTGTAGGATGCCTTCGCGGTTTCGCGATGCTTAGAGTTGTGCTCCAAAACGTGGTTTCATAGTGGTGACGTATGGAGCTCTTGTCCAAAACGGTCTGCTGAAGTTGAAGGGataagaccctttatatagacgtTAAGAGTCTAGGAATTAGGGTAGAATTGGGTGACTTGATGGACAAGTCTCCACCTCtgattggactttggagtcctagaaagcaGGAATTAGTTTTCTTCTGAATTTAGGGTGCTTGGAGGCTACTTCTTGTAGAAGTAGTTACTTATTTGAACATATTTATCGGGATATTTAATTAGCCCCCTTattaattaccaaattaatttATGAGGATCAAAATCCTAATCCTAAATAATTAGGATTTTGATCCTCATTAACCGGGTTTTTCCCTTTTACCTAATCAGGTctaattaatgcgacattaacTCCGCAATTAGGGTTATTCTTATTCCCTATCATTTTTCCCCAAACTTCTAGGAAACACACTCGATATTTCGTAGAAGTTAAGTTAACTCTTAACCTATCAGCGGTATCATTTTTAGCGTAAAGTATGGAGCAACCTGCGTAAAGGGTGGAGcaacctacacatttacaatgatttgccttaTCCGAGGCTTCATggtattttctgaaattttcttaatttttcatACTCATTTTCTTTCCTTATTCCTATTTTTAggtattttttctaatttttccTAATCCTTTAGGAATTTTTATACATCTCCGAATATTTTTCGTAATTTTTCCTGATATAGGAATTTTTCTGCATCTCTAGGTATTTTTcgtaattttttaaatattttagaaatttttatgCACCTCAAGGTATTTTCGTAATTTTTTCTAATACTTTAGGAATTTTTCtgtacctccgggtatttttcataattttttctcTTATTTTAGGAATTTTATTGTACCTCCGGATAATTTTCgtaattttttctaatattttaggaatttttctatacctccgggtaattttcctaatttttaagaatttttttatACCTCCGgttatttttcataattttttctaatattttagaaatttttccGTACCTCTGGATAATTTTCCTAACAATTTAGAAATCTTTTCATACCTCCGGGTTTAATTTTTCTGTACATCTGGGTATTTTTCGTAATTTTTCCTAATAATTTAAGAATTTTTCCGTACCTCAAGGTAGTTTTCCTAATAATTTAGGAATTTTTCCGTACGTCCgaatatttttcataattttcctaatattttagaaatGTTTCCGTCCCTCTGGGTATTTGTCGTAATTTTTCCTAATAATTTAGGAATTTTTCCGTATTTCTGGGTATTTTTCATAACAATTTAGGAATTTTTCTATAACTCCGGGTAAGTTTCCTAATAATTTAGGAAGTTTTCCGTATCTTcgggtatttttcataattttaccAGGACTAATTCTGTAAGTTTGCAAAATTCAGAGACTAAAttgtaatttttaaaatcatGAGTGTAAAATTGTCATTTTAAACCTTCAGGGGCCATTCTGTAAAGTGCGCTAAACCTCGGGTACCAAACAACAATTTTACACCCAAATGTAGTCTGATCGTGGTAAAGTGCGCTGATCGAATTATGCTCCAATTGTAGTCTGATCGTGGTGATTTCGATCAGCCTGTTGTTGTAGTAGGATCCTTCGTATTTTTTGTCCTTTTCCTTTTTTTacttcacttccttttaaaaaaaatattattattgaaaagtaatcatatttattttattcaatATTTTGAATAATATGAGCCCCATGTCAGGAGTGTCCTACCCGGATAATTTTTTTTACAGTCCATTGGGTTAAATTTATTTCGATAATGGCCCAAATTGGGTTAAAAATTCTCGAATAAAACTCAACTTAGATAAAATTCAACTCGGATAAAATTTTCTGAATAATAACCCAAATCAGGTTAAAAAATCTCGAATAAAGTTCAACAAGGATAAAATTTTCGGAATAATAGCCCAAATCAGGTTAAAAAATCTCAAATAAAATTCAACTCGGATAAAATTTTTCTGAATAATAGCCCAAATCGCGTTAAAAATCTCGAATAAAATTCAACTCAAATAATAGTCCAAACTAAGTGAAAAAATCTCAAATAAAATTCAACTTGGATAAAATTTTCTGAATAATAGCCCAAACTGGGTTAAAATTTCTCGATTAAAGTTCAACTCAGATAAAATTTTCTGAATAATAGCCCAAACCGAGTTAAAAGATCTCAAATTAAATTCAACTCGGATAAAATTTCCCGAATAATAGCCCAAACCGGGTtaaaaatcttgaattaaatttAATTCAGATAtatcttttattttttatttttttacagAAATCCCCCTTTGACCAAGATGCTTACCGAATTATGGACTGATTTCTCCTTGTCGTGGGATTTTCGACCGGGATTCCATACggtcaggatcctggtcgaacaattcacaatttagatcaggaatccTGGCCCCTTAGACCAAGATTCTGAGCCCTGGCCGAACTATTCAATATTTAAATCAGGAATCCTGACCCCTTGGACCAGGATTCTGACCCCTGATCGAACGAttcacaatttagatcaggaatcTCGACCCCTTGGATCAGGATTCAGAACCCTGATCGAATGAttcacaatttagatcaggaatccTGACCCCTTGGATCAGGAATCCCGAATTACGAGCTGAAAGCCTTTCAATAGCCATAAGTTTTTGCTCGTTTACCCGATTTGAGCCTATAATATATTAAATCGAAGCTTATTCCGGACTTTAACTTATAAGAACATTCTCCTCTTGCCACTTACAAATTTTCGATTCTTTAATCGAATAATATCATGGCTTTACGAGCGTTTGCGTGCCTTCTCCTTTCCTTCAAATGGATGGAGCGTGGCCTCTACGTGCCCTCCCCTATTTTTTTAGTTTGTCTAGCTTAGTGCGTTGTCCTATTTGCATGCTCGATTTAATTAAACCCTCAGGTTTAAAGTGTGTGAAGTATAAAATACCTCCTTTTCTTTAAACGTTTTCAAGCTTGTATGAGCCTCATCCTAATTCTGTTATTGACTAGATGCGGCCCTTCGAAACTTGGGATTCAACTTTCCTTTCTACCCAACTCTGGGTGCATTAATCTCTCTAAGGAGTAATGTCCATTGTCAACAAAATCATGCCTTTACTTTTTACGTTATAAGAAACTTATTTCTGATTCTCAGCAATCCCGGTTTTGGCTTAATCAAATTTAGAGCATGCGTCATGTCTTTTTCGTTCTTCTCGGACTCAAAGGCCTCGATCGTGGGATGGAGTGATTCCAAAGGGCATCCCAACCTTATCCTTGTAGGTTAAAAATAATGACGTAACTCCTGCATTTACTTTGTAAGTGACACGATTCACCCATGATATGGGAAATAGATAGCCCGCTGAAGCATTTCTTGAATATTCGGTCCTCTTCTTCAGCCCATCAAAGACTATTCACATGACCATCATGGCTTGCTTATTCACTTTGGACAAGCATGAAGTAGGAATCACGGTTATTCTCCTCATAATTGTTTGtttgtatatttttttaaaatcctTGATGTTGAGCTGATGTTCATCATCCGCCATTGGGATTCGCGGAAGTCCATATTTGTATATCACACTTTCTCATGAAAATTGTGCCACTTACTCCATGGTTATTATAGCTATGTGTTTAGCCTAATCGACCTCATGAAGTAACTTATGGTTATTATCAGGAACTGCCTTTGGGAGTTAGCTATGTGCGTGCTTCAGGTATCCATCATCtcttcttctcattatctttgtcATCATCCATCATCTCCGACATATATAACCTAAATATGACACGTTTGAGTGACAGTCTTGCCCCTCGAACGTAGCTCATGGTTCTTCTCATGTACTTTTTTAAGGCCCATTTCATTTTTTGGGGGTTCGGGCATTTCAAGTAAGGAATCACGAACTACTCCTTACATAAAGTCTTTGCAATTAGATTGAAGCTCCAAATCTTTTCCAGCATTTTTCATGCTCCCATGGCATCATCAGGTCACCGACTAGTTTCGGATCGAGTCACCTAGGCAACAATTCCTCACATGTATCGGTGCTATTAGTTTTGTATTAGTTTTTGGGTCTTCGTGACTTAGAAGTAAAAAATTCTCGTGTAACTTTCTATTTACTAGGAAACAACCTTCATTCTTTCCAAATTATGTTTTGTGAAAGTGCCAAGCACATGTGGGAGACCATAGAACTGCTTATGGAAGGAACTCAGGATGCCAGGAAAAATCGACCGGATATCTTGACTTCACAATATGAGGCGTTTAAGTCCTTTCCTAGAGAAAACATAACACAAGTCTTTGAAAGACTTAATAAATTGTTGAATGAATTGAGTATTCATGGAAAGACTTATCCTCAGAGAGAAGTCAACAGGAAGTTTATGTTGGTCCAACCTTACCATCTATAGAATAAGGCATCATCTGTTCATGAACGAGTTGATTTTATATGGTAAGTTGAAGACATATGAGATGGGGAAGGAACAAAGGAAGATCATCTATGGTAGTGGTAAGTTGATATCAAGAATGCTAAACTACTCACGACAACTTCTCTTGTAGCCAGTGAACTCAAAGAGCTCGACATTACTGCTAAAAAGCCTAAGTCTAAAGCTGAAACGCTCTTTGAAGCTGAAAAAGATGATGTAAGCCTCTCTGGTAATCCTAGTGACTATACTATTGAGAAGATGCAAGGTATGGATGACCTACTATGGACAACTTAGCTGGGATGTTCAGTAACATCAGGTTTAGAAGGAAGCAAGGCTTTAAGGGTTTTGGAATCAGCAATCGTGGTCAGAGGTGAAGTTCATCTTCTAGATCACGTTACAAGACATGGATGGTAGACAGAAGCAAGTTCAtatgctacaattgtgatgagtTTGGGCACTTTGCCACTGAATGTAGGAAATCCTAACAAGCAAGGGATAAAGGAAAAGCTTATCAGAAGAAGGACTCATGTAGCTCAAGGAAGTACCTAGTGAAATCTTACATAGCTGAAGGGAAGAtttgggatgacactgatgatgaagaagagcaatATGGAAATCTAGCATTGATGGAAGAATCTTCTTCGCATGTAAAATTCTCAACTGTTCATGCTTTACCTCCAGATAACTTGCGTGAGAATGAACACTGTGTTGCCTTCAGACAGACTATCCTAGTGTATGGAAATGTAGTTTTTCATCAATATCTATGTAATACAAAGAAATGCATTGAACAACATGATGTCGTAAAAGAAGTGTATAGAAATGTTAGTACTACACTAAGATATACTCTGGCTGATGTCGAGGACCTTAAAGTAGAACTAAATAAAGACAAAGATCAAATtgataagttagttctagatAGGGTAAGTGTGgaaaatcttaaaaaaaaaatatttatttagagCTTAAGATTAAGAAGCACCTTGAAACATATGAAGATCTTAAAAACAAGAATGTCgaattagaaactaaattgcATGATTTTACTGATTCTGCAAATCTTGCTAAGAAGCTCAGAGCTGATCAAGTAGTAAATGGAAAGGTTTGGATAGGTCTAGACTATGACGAACATAGAAAAGCTTCTATGAAACGAGTATTTGAAAATGACACTGTAGAGAAATTTGTTAATCCCCCTAGTACACCTCATGTTCTTAAAGAAGCTAATAAGCCTTTATCTAAGAAAGCTACTGTTGagccctttgatgaagataatctttatattcatcatgagatgcttgttgaAGATCTCGAGATCTCAAGGAGACAAAAGGCAAAGAAACCTATGTCTGTTGCTAGTGACTCTGACTTATCTTTTGTTGGACTAGATTTTACTTCCAAGATTAAGAGAAGTAGAAGCAGGTTTAGCATGATAGGAACTAATAGACctaggaagttatgtaataatttTGGTTCTGCTGGACACCTTACCCATGtttgtagaaagtttaaagtAAACAATGCTAAAAATTcttatgtgcataacatgccTAATATTCCTAAAGTTTCTGAGTGTGATAAATCTGTTTGCGTGCCATGTGTAGTTTCTTTCATgcacacttatcttgattccacacactcacataatacatatcataatcatgataagcatgatagtaagaacactggtagatcaaagaatttaagccctcctaaagctagaaaagTGTCATTTGTCACCAAGCACAAGAGCATGTCTGTTGGTTCTTCTGAAAGTGACAAGAAAACAGTCAATTATAAAACATCAATTGTTAATCCTATCAATTCTGTTAAGAAAGGTGTTAAatattcaaatgcttctaagtcttctggacccaacttagtttgggtaccaaaaaAAACGTAATCACTTTTATTTTCAGGGCATTAAGCagaagaaggtcatgtggattctgggcagtggat is a window of Apium graveolens cultivar Ventura chromosome 11, ASM990537v1, whole genome shotgun sequence DNA encoding:
- the LOC141695708 gene encoding CENP-B homolog protein 2-like, whose amino-acid sequence is MIEWYTTDTYNINFVLQYTPMSSHHLKGVKKSAITDKIRSAICEYKKENPGVSQKDLQAWVHQKYDLDISQSTISNTLKRASEYLSDERKQSDVKKHKSAKYPELEKVLFEWFLQRQDKVNMSGEIIQEKGKELMKKMYGESNSDFSFSSGWLERFKARYGIKSYRRFGESGSVMMENIENALPGIRSKLDQFQLKDIYNMDETRLFYRLEADHSLATKQLEGRKKDKERITVVVCCNGDGSDKVPLWIIGKYANPRCFKNVNINNLNCVYRFNKKAWMTGLLFQEFVTWFDSKMNGRKVLLIVDNCPAHPKIVEGLRNTELFFLPPNTTSKIQPCDAGIIRAFKVHYRRRLYSSMLQSLEVNATNPEKVNILNAISFANMAWNIDVKTTTIANCFRHCKIRSEENDEQELGEINEGVEGLNEVISNLRYRNVMDVEHLLNYPNENDAVMESPTDEEIIESVMSTDEGTDPEPDDSNVIPSVSSKEAFQALTTLNNYLLQHEQNIPGVIFALHKVKDEINFGFGGKKKQATIDSYFNKN